One genomic window of Daphnia pulex isolate KAP4 chromosome 10, ASM2113471v1 includes the following:
- the LOC124205355 gene encoding uncharacterized protein LOC124205355 isoform X1: MTTVGSTFCWKALILILVIGNSSAIVWNGDGTDTRWALQCDFIGRDFKNQISPGDRCGSLCKENSPCSHFTWTNYNGGTCWMKSGYVSEFDAVSKTNDGAVCGFLKTTVSPPASAWKDEGTLKWALNCDFLGRDLMAVATAAEKCGGTCLSNPECSHFTWTNYQGGTCWLKKNGASDCDAVVKSDSGAVCGFLKF, encoded by the exons ATGACAACAGTTGGATCGACTTTCTGCTGGAAAGCCTTGATTCTGATTTTAGTTATCGGGAATTCGTCTGCTATTGTTTGGAACGGAGATGGAACCGACACACGCTGGGCACTCCAGTGTGACTTTATAGGTCGAGATTTCAAGAATCAGATTAGCCCTGGAGACCGATGCGGATCGCTTTGCAAGGAGAATTCTCCCTGCAGCCACTTTACCTGGACCAATTATAAC GGGGGAACCTGCTGGATGAAATCTGGCTATGTGTCAGAATTCGACGCCGTGTCGAAAACAAATGATGGTGCGGTTTGCGGATTCCTTAAGACAACGGTCAGTCCACCGGCCAGTGCATGGAAAGATGAGGGAACCCTAAAATGGGCATTAAATTGCGATTTTTTAGGTCGGGATTTGATGGCAGTGGCGACCGCTGCTGAGAAATGCGGAGGAACTTGCCTATCAAACCCGGAATGTAGTCACTTCACTTGGACAAACTATCAA GGCGGTACTTgctggttgaaaaaaaacggcgCTTCGGATTGTGACGCCGTTGTTAAATCAGATTCCGGCGCAGTATGCggtttcttgaaattttaa
- the LOC124205349 gene encoding uncharacterized protein LOC124205349, translating into MKSLSGQTEREPSPSVETYWVVDVFGQNDKVKRKSRRPPTFNPEDYVVFLRKVLTTTNANGGMSSAVDKLYGKDSQMSSEMRSKLSHSVSVSSSGDRDGRPNNKQSPDVSDILKKLRLDLFFSFASFCKEFVGETCDGIALLMDMLRTIQMAQVELNGSNKELSNVRANRRSLIRNASADELEVLLSLYQLCLANGHVPGKDHGLSRLLAHNAGFYGLALALVSNLTRTRSLALQLMTALCKMPGGHSRVSEALTTLRLNMGESVRLKLLSGIVNSTASRVESLIESTEDGLTGGGDVAYNTDSSLRFLVEAMAFLNSFVQSASDLRNQVVIQWEVEEASLNIHALAQVADTVRSPLAAQLRQELSVWSENQINIALLLDRLTNVTSTNEALRKDLLSLRSRLLALESEKKRFSEFENDMKKRCADLETELTTMRDTHPITSSSSVGIQATDIRMEDKLESNSRPLHDWYHTTGSHMSYDDEDYDIDDVIEELNNIVNSAESDMNTEKNSSSNCGSTTKDSGSFTEEHLVPKYLPRPPPRPEAKKSLTTSPNAVHLDDLTGETSDFPMATVISGTPESNQISSDSDMDEPGPTEISRKKITQSFFRQNNKLDNENECEDEKAFNSSVCESDWDKTQILRRNIRKSFGSVEGSSRGISIEDMTEDKIKPDILRAIPTRLFHKSWDVLEARSPMYTDDMIINNSSANMQDGPILPTTRRRHASVDNLNALQRESPIFIHPMVHHPNLRDRATEEMLMFEHQQQQRFLMGHSPLSQHMYRHPEHFHDSPMSPVDPTAHLGDLQVGDVFSFPGQYSGHSGRASSRTTDHSSRKSKRNHEIDNNPSNSKPGSRNSFAFASLIPGFIKSSFGSSRDSSSKSSREEWENFHAEKVLMKDYRQHFQPHQSILPSVLRHSTDLEMNPAEFWPPSFQAMPFRNIPQQLSDTDPRRSQRNRSIQLSSPTQMGRGIHTNANRIAKLMDHPSGMY; encoded by the exons ATGAAGTCTCTGAGCGGCCAGACGGAGAGAGAGCCATCGCCGAGCGTTGAAACCTACTGGGTGGTTGATGTATTCGGACAGAACGACAAAGTCAAG CGCAAATCCCGCCGTCCGCCGACCTTCAATCCGGAGGATTACGTGGTTTTTCTGCGCAAGGTGCTCACCACGACCAACGCCAATGGAGGCATGAGCTCGGCCGTCGACAAACTCTACGGCAAGGACTCGCAGATGAGCTCAGAGATGCGGTCGAAACTTTCCCACAGCGTCTCCGTGTCATCGAGCGGCGATCGTGACGGCCgaccaaacaacaaacaatccCCCGACGTGTCGGATATCCTCAAGAAACTCCGTTTGgacttgtttttctcgttCGCCAG CTTCTGCAAGGAATTCGTTGGCGAGACGTGCGACGGCATCGCTCTGTTAATGGACATGCTGCGCACCATTCAAATGGCTCAAGTCGAACTGAACG GATCCAACAAAGAATTATCGAACGTCCGTGCCAACCGACGATCGCTGATCCGCAACGCGTCGGCCGACGAATTGGAAGTACTACTTTCCTTATACCAACTGTGTTTAGCCAACGGTCATGTCCCGGGCAAGGACCACGGACTTTCCCGACTGTTGGCTCACAACGCCGGATTTTACGGCTTGGCACTGGCCCTTGTCAGTAATCTAACCCGGACCCGCAGCCTCGCCTTGCAG TTGATGACGGCGCTTTGCAAAATGCCTGGCGGCCACTCACGTGTGTCCGAGGCATTGACCACGCTGCGCTTGAACATGGGGGAATCG gtgCGACTCAAACTCTTGAGCGGCATTGTGAATTCTACTGCCTCACGTGTCGAATCGCTGATCGAATCCACCGAGGATGGACTAACAGGCGGAGGAGACGTCGCCTACAACACGGACTCATCCCTTCGCTTCCTGGTTGAAGCCATGGCTTTTCTCAACTCTTTTGTCCAGTCCGCCTCCGATTTGAGGAATCAAGTCGTCATCCAGTGGGAGGTGGAGGAAGCTTCGCTCAACATTCACGCTCTCGCTCAG gTTGCCGATACGGTGAGAAGCCCGTTAGCCGCACAGCTAAGGCAAGAGCTCTCTGTCTGGAGCGAGAACCAAATAAATATTGCTTTACTTTTGGACCGGCTCACTAATGTTACCAGCACAAATGAAGCCCTTCGCAAAGATCTTCTCAGCTTGCGCTCACGATTGTTG GCTCTGGAGAGTGAAAAGAAACGCTTTAGCGAGTTTGAAAACGATATGAAAAAACGCTGCGCCGATCTGGAAACGGAGTTGACGACAATGCGCGATACGCACCCCATAACATCCTCCTCGTCCGTCGGCATTCAAGCGACCGACATAAGGATGGAAGATAAACTGGAGAGTAATAGTCGTCCGCTTCACGATTGGTACCACACGACAGGCAGTCACATGTCGTACGACGATGAGGACTACGACATCGACGACGTGATTGAAGAATTGAATAACATCGTCAACAGCGCCGAATCCGACATGAACACGGAAAAGAATAGCAGCAGTAACTGTGGCAGCACCACCAAAGACTCTGGCTCTTTCACTGAAGAACACCTGGTTCCCAAATATCTTCCACGCCCGCCTCCACGGCCGGAAGCCAAAAAATCATTAACTACCAGTCCAAATGCTGTTCACTTAGATGATTTAACGGGGGAAACCAGCGATTTTCCCATGGCGACAGTAATCAGCGGCACACCGGAAAGCAATCAAATTTCGTCCGATTCCGACATGGATGAACCAGGGCCGACCGAAATCAGCCGGAAGAAAATCACCCAGAGTTTTTTCCGGCAGAACAATAAACTTGACAACGAAAACGAGTGCGAAGACGAAAAAGCTTTCAACAGCAGCGTCTGCGAAAGCGATTGGGACAAAACGCAAATACTTCGAAGAAATATCAGAAAGTCCTTCGGCTCGGTCGAGGGTAGCAGCCGGGGAATTTCAATCGAAGACATGACCGAAGATAAAATTAAACCTGACATTTTACGTGCAATTCCGACTCGACTATTCCACAAATCTTGGGACGTATTAGAAGCTCGTAGTCCCATGTACACGGATGACATGATAATCAATAACTCTTCTGCCAACATGCAAGATGGGCCTATTCTTCCCACCACTAGACGAAGACACGCCAGCGTTGACAATCTGAATGCTTTACAGCGGGAAAGTCCTATCTTTATTCATCCGATGGTGCACCATCCTAACCTCAGAGATCGAGCTACCGAAGAAATGCTGATGTTTGAgcaccaacagcaacagcgCTTCCTAATGGGACACAGTCCTCTATCTCAGCATATGTATCGCCATCCGGAACACTTCCATGATTCACCAATGTCTCCCGTAGACCCGACAGCCCATTTGGGCGATCTGCAAGTTGGTGACGTTTTCTCATTCCCAGGACAGTACTCGGGACATTCTGGACGCGCAAGTTCACGCACTACTGATCACAGCagcagaaaaagcaaaagaaatcaCGAAATAGACAACAACCCTAGCAACAGTAAACCGGGTAGCCGGAATTCCTTTGCGTTTGCCAGTCTTATTCCTGGATTTATCAAATCGTCGTTTGGCAGTTCTCGAGACTCGTCTTCTAAATCGAGCCGGGAGGAATGGGAAAATTTCCATGCCGAAAAAGTATTGATGAAAGATTACAGACAACACTTTCAACCGCATCAGTCGATACTACCATCGGTGTTGCGACATTCAACAGACTTAGAAATGAATCCTGCAGAGTTCTGGCCTCCCTCCTTTCAAGCCATGCCGTTCCGAAATATTCCACAGCAATTAAGTGATACCGACCCCagaagaagccaaagaaaTCGGTCGATTCAGTTATCTTCGCCCACTCAAATGGGACGTGGCATTCACACGAACGCCAACAGAATTGCAAAACTGATGGACCATCCTTCGGGAATGTACTGA
- the LOC124205350 gene encoding cell division control protein 6 homolog isoform X2 has product MKLQNPNVTSNFTKARQALHTSTPGNIFCRDKELDVIETFLQNHIDNGTSGSMYISGRPGTGKTACVTHILANRTFSGKFKSIFINCMLLHTPFSVFQQVAQQLDPKWNTTAKEALSYLEDRLTESGSMIVLVLDEIDQMSTRDQSVLYALFELPALTNSRLILIGLANALDLTDRSLIRLQSRVHFKPVLLNFSPYSKQEIATIVSQRIQEAVGEDVGNVIAPSALQYLGGKISSTSGDLRKAIDICRRAVELAETGAKKQSVLATNSELQTSQSVQINKCVSIPILCKMMASVESNAFSVGNSDDVDETPLQQKLIIVTLLVLVKFGKSKQVTLGKLHQSYSKVCSKYGMTTIDFDEFSHTCSLVESRGIVTLKKKSNPRLAPICLRLDEREVESTLKDKTLLSSILAQGSLFL; this is encoded by the exons atgaaattacagaATCCCAATG TTACAAGCAATTTCACAAAAGCACGGCAAGCCCTTCATACATCAACACCTGGCAATATTTTCTGCAGGGATAAGGAGCTTGATGTTATTGAAACATTTCTTCAGAATCATATTGACAATGGTACATCTGGGAGCATGTACATATCTGGAAGACCAGGAACAGGCAAAACCGCATGTGTCACTCACATCTTAGCCAATAGGACT ttttctGGCAAATTCAAATCCATTTTCATCAACTGTATGCTACTGCACACCCCTTTCTCTGTATTTCAACAAGTTGCTCAGCAGTTGGACCCAAAGTGGAACACAACTGCCAAAGAAGCCTTGTCTTATCTAGAAGACAGACTTACAGAGAGTGGGTCCATGAT tGTTCTGGTTTTAGATGAAATTGACCAAATGTCAACGAGAGACCAGTCAGTTCTGTACGCCCTCTTTGAACTACCGGCATTGACAAATTCTCGTCTTATTTTGATTGGCTTGGCCAATGCTTTGGACTTGACTGACCGATCCCTGATTCGACTTCAAAGCCGCGTACATTTCAAGCCCGTCCTTCTCAATTTCTCGCCATattcaaaacaagaaattgcaACCATTGTGAGCCAGCGTATCCAAGAAGCTGTCGGTGAAGATGTAGGCAATGTGATAGCCCCCTCAGCCCTGCAGTATTTGGGCGGGAAGATATCTTCTACGTCAGGTGACTTGCGCAAAGCTATTGACATCTGTAGACGAGCAGTCGAATTGGCTGAAACCGGCGCCAAGAAGCAGTCAGTGTTGGCAACGAATTCAGAACTTCAAACTAGCCAATCGGTACAGATCAACAAATGCGTCAGCATTCCTATTCTGTGCAAGATGATGGCTTCAGTTGAAAGTAATGCATTTTCTGTTGGGAACAGCGACGATGTGGACGAAACTCCTCTCCAGCAAAAGCTCATCATTGTGACACTTCTCGTGCTAGTCAAATTCGGAAAGTCGAAGCAAGTGACTCTGGGTAAACTGCATCAGTCATACAGCAAAGTCTGTTCCAAATACGGTATGACTACAATAGACTTTGACGAATTTTCGCATACTTGCTCTCTGGTCGAGAGCCGAGGTATCGTGACCctgaagaaaaagagtaaTCCCCGTCTGGCGCCAATCTGTCTACGACTTGATGAGCGTGAAGTGGAGTCGACACTGAAGGACAAGACCCTCTTATCTTCAATCCTTGCCCAAGGATCTTTATTCCTTTAA
- the LOC124205350 gene encoding cell division control protein 6 homolog isoform X1 — MKLQNPNGDLTVTSNFTKARQALHTSTPGNIFCRDKELDVIETFLQNHIDNGTSGSMYISGRPGTGKTACVTHILANRTFSGKFKSIFINCMLLHTPFSVFQQVAQQLDPKWNTTAKEALSYLEDRLTESGSMIVLVLDEIDQMSTRDQSVLYALFELPALTNSRLILIGLANALDLTDRSLIRLQSRVHFKPVLLNFSPYSKQEIATIVSQRIQEAVGEDVGNVIAPSALQYLGGKISSTSGDLRKAIDICRRAVELAETGAKKQSVLATNSELQTSQSVQINKCVSIPILCKMMASVESNAFSVGNSDDVDETPLQQKLIIVTLLVLVKFGKSKQVTLGKLHQSYSKVCSKYGMTTIDFDEFSHTCSLVESRGIVTLKKKSNPRLAPICLRLDEREVESTLKDKTLLSSILAQGSLFL; from the exons atgaaattacagaATCCCAATG GTGATTTAACAGTTACAAGCAATTTCACAAAAGCACGGCAAGCCCTTCATACATCAACACCTGGCAATATTTTCTGCAGGGATAAGGAGCTTGATGTTATTGAAACATTTCTTCAGAATCATATTGACAATGGTACATCTGGGAGCATGTACATATCTGGAAGACCAGGAACAGGCAAAACCGCATGTGTCACTCACATCTTAGCCAATAGGACT ttttctGGCAAATTCAAATCCATTTTCATCAACTGTATGCTACTGCACACCCCTTTCTCTGTATTTCAACAAGTTGCTCAGCAGTTGGACCCAAAGTGGAACACAACTGCCAAAGAAGCCTTGTCTTATCTAGAAGACAGACTTACAGAGAGTGGGTCCATGAT tGTTCTGGTTTTAGATGAAATTGACCAAATGTCAACGAGAGACCAGTCAGTTCTGTACGCCCTCTTTGAACTACCGGCATTGACAAATTCTCGTCTTATTTTGATTGGCTTGGCCAATGCTTTGGACTTGACTGACCGATCCCTGATTCGACTTCAAAGCCGCGTACATTTCAAGCCCGTCCTTCTCAATTTCTCGCCATattcaaaacaagaaattgcaACCATTGTGAGCCAGCGTATCCAAGAAGCTGTCGGTGAAGATGTAGGCAATGTGATAGCCCCCTCAGCCCTGCAGTATTTGGGCGGGAAGATATCTTCTACGTCAGGTGACTTGCGCAAAGCTATTGACATCTGTAGACGAGCAGTCGAATTGGCTGAAACCGGCGCCAAGAAGCAGTCAGTGTTGGCAACGAATTCAGAACTTCAAACTAGCCAATCGGTACAGATCAACAAATGCGTCAGCATTCCTATTCTGTGCAAGATGATGGCTTCAGTTGAAAGTAATGCATTTTCTGTTGGGAACAGCGACGATGTGGACGAAACTCCTCTCCAGCAAAAGCTCATCATTGTGACACTTCTCGTGCTAGTCAAATTCGGAAAGTCGAAGCAAGTGACTCTGGGTAAACTGCATCAGTCATACAGCAAAGTCTGTTCCAAATACGGTATGACTACAATAGACTTTGACGAATTTTCGCATACTTGCTCTCTGGTCGAGAGCCGAGGTATCGTGACCctgaagaaaaagagtaaTCCCCGTCTGGCGCCAATCTGTCTACGACTTGATGAGCGTGAAGTGGAGTCGACACTGAAGGACAAGACCCTCTTATCTTCAATCCTTGCCCAAGGATCTTTATTCCTTTAA